Proteins from one Candidatus Nitrospira nitrificans genomic window:
- a CDS encoding YbaB/EbfC family nucleoid-associated protein, which translates to MKNPFGNMSNILKQAQAMQEQMAKIQEQAASKTASGTAGGGIVTITANGAMQIVSVAIDPEVVKSGDVDMLQDLVVAATNDALRKAKELMEGEMKALTGGMKIPGLF; encoded by the coding sequence ATGAAAAATCCCTTCGGTAATATGAGCAACATCCTCAAGCAAGCCCAGGCCATGCAGGAACAAATGGCTAAGATTCAGGAGCAAGCGGCATCAAAAACCGCCAGCGGGACGGCCGGCGGCGGGATCGTCACCATCACGGCGAACGGGGCAATGCAGATTGTCAGCGTGGCGATCGACCCGGAGGTCGTCAAGAGCGGCGATGTCGATATGCTCCAGGATCTTGTGGTGGCCGCGACGAACGACGCGTTGCGCAAAGCCAAGGAATTGATGGAAGGGGAAATGAAAGCGTTGACCGGCGGGATGAAAATTCCAGGCCTGTTTTAG
- the recR gene encoding recombination mediator RecR, which produces MAVDQQGLLARLIKELVRLPGIGHKSAQRLAFHLMKAEREDALRLADAIHAVKDGLAFCKQCRNIAEADLCEFCLDPKRDRTKIFVVEEPSTLYAVERAGAYRGLYHVLLGTLSPLDGIGPGDIKADELVERVKLGGVEEIILATNPTIEGEATAIYLTRLLKPFGVRVSRIAYGIPVGMDIEYADEVTLLKSIEGRRDL; this is translated from the coding sequence ATGGCCGTCGATCAACAGGGCTTATTGGCGAGATTGATCAAAGAACTGGTCCGTCTCCCAGGAATCGGTCATAAAAGCGCCCAGCGCTTGGCCTTTCATCTCATGAAGGCCGAGCGAGAGGATGCCTTGCGGCTGGCGGATGCCATTCATGCCGTGAAGGATGGGTTGGCGTTTTGCAAACAATGTCGCAATATCGCCGAAGCGGACTTGTGCGAGTTTTGTCTCGATCCGAAACGCGATCGGACCAAGATCTTCGTCGTTGAAGAACCGAGTACGCTGTATGCCGTCGAACGAGCAGGCGCCTATCGTGGGCTCTACCACGTTTTGTTGGGAACGCTTTCGCCGCTCGACGGTATAGGTCCGGGTGACATCAAAGCTGATGAGCTTGTTGAGCGCGTGAAACTCGGCGGGGTTGAGGAAATCATTCTCGCGACGAACCCCACCATTGAAGGAGAGGCTACAGCGATCTATCTGACACGGTTGCTGAAGCCCTTCGGCGTACGTGTTTCCCGAATTGCCTATGGAATTCCAGTGGGGATGGATATTGAGTATGCGGACGAAGTGACATTGCTGAAATCCATCGAGGGCCGCCGGGATTTGTAG
- the argB gene encoding acetylglutamate kinase — MDKLIKKANVLIEALPYIRTFRGKTVVVKYGGHAMTDSSLKERFAQNVVLLKYVGINPVIIHGGGPQIDKMLNRLGIEAKFRHGVRITDEATMEIVEMVLAGKINMEITDLINRHGGSAVGLSGKDGGLILSKPLTAKAWAESLDRDLDGEDGEGDFGLVGDIEKVDPGLLRNLQEDHYIPVIAPIGTDREGNTYNINADLVAGAVAGALRAEKLVMMTDTKGIRDANGRHLSTVSRKDVQRMMKKGTITEGMIPKVHACLDALAEGVGKAHIIDGRIPHAVLLEIFTHRGIGTEIVT; from the coding sequence ATGGACAAACTGATCAAGAAAGCCAACGTCCTCATCGAAGCCCTTCCGTACATTCGAACGTTTCGCGGGAAGACGGTAGTCGTCAAATACGGCGGCCATGCGATGACGGACTCTTCCCTTAAGGAACGGTTTGCGCAGAACGTCGTCTTGCTGAAGTATGTCGGGATCAACCCGGTCATCATCCATGGCGGCGGACCCCAAATCGACAAAATGCTCAACCGGCTCGGCATCGAAGCGAAATTCCGTCATGGCGTTCGGATCACCGACGAGGCCACGATGGAAATCGTTGAAATGGTCCTGGCCGGAAAGATCAACATGGAAATTACCGACCTCATCAACCGGCACGGCGGCAGCGCGGTCGGGTTGAGCGGGAAGGACGGAGGATTGATTCTCAGCAAGCCGTTGACGGCGAAAGCCTGGGCGGAAAGCCTCGATCGTGATCTCGACGGAGAAGACGGCGAAGGTGATTTCGGGCTGGTGGGCGATATCGAAAAGGTCGATCCTGGTTTGTTACGAAATCTCCAGGAAGATCACTACATCCCGGTGATCGCGCCCATCGGAACGGACCGGGAGGGCAACACGTACAATATCAACGCCGATCTGGTGGCTGGAGCGGTTGCCGGCGCATTGCGCGCGGAAAAACTCGTCATGATGACGGACACCAAAGGCATCCGCGATGCCAACGGGCGCCATCTCTCCACCGTGTCACGCAAAGACGTGCAGCGCATGATGAAGAAGGGAACCATCACGGAGGGGATGATCCCCAAAGTTCATGCCTGCCTGGACGCGTTGGCCGAGGGAGTCGGGAAAGCCCATATCATCGACGGCCGTATTCCCCACGCCGTGCTGCTTGAAATTTTCACGCACAGGGGTATCGGCACGGAGATCGTGACTTAA
- a CDS encoding M28 family peptidase, which yields MPVDRDRLKEDLNRLVGERHPFSSPIRLQETEAYLHHQFSDVDLAVTKQPFQALGGTYHNVIGTALPDTGPFQSAPPLILAAHFDTVQGSPGADDNASALAVLLHVARRIRAMKLARPIRLIAFNLEEEKLLGSSAYTALLRKNREAIHGAIVLECVGYASHLHHSQKIPPGVPIAVPTTGNFLAVIGNKQSHALTGSVAKSMKSHLPIVPLVVPGNGEKLPDTRRSDHTSFWEQGYPAVMLTDTANFRNPHYHRPTDTLDTLNLDFIASVADGVTAVVMALAGQHIP from the coding sequence ATGCCCGTTGATCGCGATCGACTCAAAGAAGATCTCAACCGCTTGGTTGGAGAGCGGCATCCGTTCTCCTCTCCGATCCGTCTTCAGGAGACAGAAGCCTATCTGCACCACCAATTCTCCGACGTAGACCTCGCCGTCACGAAGCAACCCTTTCAGGCATTGGGCGGCACGTACCATAATGTGATCGGAACAGCGCTTCCTGACACTGGGCCATTTCAATCGGCACCGCCGCTGATTCTCGCCGCGCACTTCGATACGGTTCAAGGGTCTCCCGGCGCCGATGACAACGCCAGCGCCTTGGCAGTGCTGCTACACGTCGCCCGTAGAATCCGAGCGATGAAACTGGCCAGACCGATTCGGCTGATCGCCTTTAATTTAGAAGAAGAGAAGTTGCTCGGCAGCTCCGCTTATACGGCGCTTTTGAGAAAGAATCGTGAAGCCATTCACGGCGCGATCGTTTTGGAATGTGTCGGCTATGCGAGCCATCTACACCACTCGCAGAAAATTCCTCCCGGCGTGCCCATCGCCGTGCCCACGACCGGAAATTTTCTTGCGGTAATCGGCAACAAACAGTCACACGCGTTGACCGGCTCCGTCGCCAAGTCCATGAAGTCGCATCTCCCGATTGTTCCACTGGTCGTGCCGGGCAACGGTGAGAAGCTTCCGGACACCAGACGGAGCGACCATACCTCGTTCTGGGAACAAGGGTATCCCGCCGTCATGCTCACGGATACGGCAAACTTCCGTAATCCTCATTATCATCGTCCAACCGATACTCTCGACACGTTGAATCTTGATTTCATCGCTTCAGTAGCCGACGGGGTCACAGCAGTGGTCATGGCATTGGCCGGTCAGCACATTCCATAG
- the dnaX gene encoding DNA polymerase III subunit gamma/tau: MDYQVSARKYRPGTFDDVIGQPHVVQTLMNAVSTKRVAHAYLFSGTRGVGKTTVARILAKALNCQQGPTSRPCDTCENCREIAQGSSVDVIEIDGASNTSVDDVREIRENVRFTPFRGQFRVYIIDEVHMLSNSAFNALLKTLEEPPAHVVFIFATTEIHKIPATILSRCQHYNFRRIARTEIVERLRHVAAQDHLTLEERSFVALARASEGSMRDALSLLDQAIAYGGKTISHADLELLLGAVPQELVQELLRAIMAQNSPAALASLANLLDRGHDLRAFCAEVVEHIRNLLVAAVVPDTAELRSLIETSDDDLNQLSTDAKVLTPEQLQELLAIFIQAEDSLRFSSHPRFVVETAAVRATRLLRQRESTGARPAQTSSSPNQKAPVRPEERKSGSSTPPALRPGAPVASRSISKPAPTSKGETDEGAAIPSRSPHNPPTAMATATPTAVPPRTVDPQPTLQWDVVQEEVAASFPNIAPFLEAGRFVGMEGGFVTIGFAKQATVARARLEKEENLLVLSQLCERQLGSSIRIRIIELTETHPPGPTMAQARAAKEQEQRLVLFERAKANPMIKQALEIFSVDLAEVRTIAQQEASE, translated from the coding sequence ATGGACTATCAAGTTTCCGCTCGTAAATATCGGCCCGGCACGTTTGACGATGTGATCGGTCAACCCCATGTCGTCCAAACGCTCATGAACGCGGTCTCGACGAAGCGGGTCGCCCATGCGTATCTCTTTTCCGGCACGCGAGGCGTGGGGAAAACGACCGTCGCGCGAATCCTCGCCAAGGCACTCAACTGTCAGCAGGGACCGACAAGTCGTCCTTGCGACACCTGCGAAAATTGCCGTGAAATTGCGCAGGGAAGCTCGGTTGATGTCATCGAGATCGATGGAGCCTCTAACACCAGCGTGGATGATGTGCGAGAGATCCGCGAAAACGTTCGCTTCACTCCGTTCCGTGGCCAGTTTCGAGTCTACATTATCGATGAAGTGCACATGCTCTCAAACTCGGCGTTTAATGCTCTATTGAAGACGCTCGAAGAACCGCCCGCACATGTGGTGTTCATCTTTGCGACAACGGAAATTCACAAGATCCCCGCGACGATTCTCTCGCGATGCCAGCATTACAACTTCCGTCGGATTGCCAGGACCGAAATCGTCGAACGACTTCGTCATGTGGCAGCGCAAGATCACTTGACGCTTGAGGAACGGAGCTTCGTGGCCTTGGCTCGCGCCAGCGAAGGGAGCATGCGCGATGCCTTGAGCCTGCTTGATCAGGCGATTGCCTATGGGGGTAAGACCATCAGCCATGCGGATCTCGAACTGCTGTTGGGAGCCGTGCCTCAAGAACTGGTACAGGAACTCCTCCGAGCTATTATGGCCCAAAACAGTCCTGCCGCTCTTGCCAGCCTGGCCAATCTGCTTGATCGAGGACATGACTTGCGGGCATTCTGCGCCGAAGTCGTGGAGCACATCCGTAATCTGCTCGTGGCGGCGGTCGTTCCCGATACGGCCGAGCTGCGTAGCTTGATTGAAACCTCGGATGATGATCTGAATCAGCTGTCGACGGATGCCAAGGTACTGACTCCGGAACAGCTTCAGGAACTGCTGGCAATCTTCATCCAGGCGGAAGATTCTTTACGGTTCAGCAGCCACCCTCGCTTCGTGGTGGAGACGGCGGCTGTTCGGGCCACTCGACTGTTGCGCCAACGAGAAAGTACGGGGGCCCGCCCGGCGCAGACTTCGTCATCTCCCAACCAGAAAGCTCCGGTTAGACCGGAAGAACGCAAGAGTGGGTCATCAACTCCCCCAGCGTTACGCCCGGGCGCGCCCGTTGCGTCAAGGTCCATCTCTAAACCTGCTCCCACCTCCAAGGGGGAGACAGATGAAGGGGCTGCGATCCCGTCAAGGTCCCCACACAATCCACCGACCGCTATGGCGACAGCCACCCCAACTGCTGTGCCTCCCAGAACCGTTGATCCACAACCGACGTTGCAGTGGGACGTAGTCCAAGAAGAGGTTGCCGCTTCATTTCCCAATATCGCACCGTTTCTCGAAGCCGGCAGGTTTGTTGGAATGGAGGGTGGCTTCGTCACGATAGGATTTGCCAAGCAGGCCACCGTAGCCCGAGCGAGATTGGAGAAGGAAGAGAACCTCCTGGTGTTATCACAATTGTGCGAGCGTCAGTTGGGGTCTTCCATACGTATCCGTATCATCGAGCTGACTGAGACCCATCCACCGGGACCGACCATGGCCCAAGCACGAGCAGCCAAAGAACAAGAACAACGGCTGGTGTTGTTCGAGCGCGCGAAAGCGAACCCAATGATAAAGCAAGCCCTCGAGATATTCAGCGTCGATTTGGCTGAGGTCCGCACTATAGCCCAGCAGGAGGCAAGCGAATGA
- a CDS encoding TraR/DksA family transcriptional regulator gives MKTRSPSKRPPKPPNTTVSRPSARKGKTSAKRAKYPDIRRDLERQREAILNETGEVLTHRGDIEAFPDVSDQASAEVDQNFSMRIRDRERKLLKKIDEALERMSAATYGICERCSGDIPYKRLKARPVTTLCIECKTLQEQEERARG, from the coding sequence ATGAAGACACGTTCTCCCAGTAAACGCCCGCCCAAGCCGCCGAACACAACGGTCTCCCGCCCCTCCGCGAGGAAAGGGAAGACGAGTGCGAAGAGAGCGAAATATCCCGACATCCGGCGTGATCTTGAACGCCAGCGGGAAGCCATCCTTAATGAGACAGGGGAAGTCCTGACACATCGGGGTGACATTGAGGCATTTCCCGACGTGAGCGACCAAGCGTCCGCCGAGGTCGACCAGAATTTTTCCATGCGCATTCGGGATCGCGAACGGAAGCTGCTCAAGAAGATCGATGAAGCCCTGGAGCGGATGAGTGCGGCGACCTATGGAATTTGCGAACGCTGCAGTGGCGACATTCCGTACAAACGGCTCAAAGCCCGGCCGGTAACCACCCTCTGCATCGAATGCAAAACCCTTCAAGAACAAGAAGAGCGAGCTCGAGGCTGA
- a CDS encoding tetratricopeptide repeat protein — protein MNFVRCVSLASLFMVMGLVMGCGGAAAPVKPPLPPSKTDLTLLASTALCERKTEFVKKYPSAAHTSKNWGSGQELTIPLEHSASQGEESYFFDEDGVLVGALFTFPKGLDLKPYPVLRHTLSQLKPSVEFYLNVAQLEARTNMESSALLETGDEKSTTQYLLIGQPEHPVLLQASFTIDPYVRLFSPYRREFLDRLRIPARGMAGQTMESQGSEDKEPFSSLQQFARGQAAQLAYCGDKNYEIAADAYQKAIATGFTNKVWLAEARHKLGVAWQAKGQFEKAKAELLQSLALRPNIPEVLNNLGTVQVKLGDTAAGLRLFEKAVTLRPNYALARFNLAEASEATNPKRAVSEYETYLALVEGMPEEEARMAYVKERVKALKQ, from the coding sequence GTGAATTTCGTCCGGTGCGTGTCTTTGGCCAGCCTCTTTATGGTGATGGGCCTTGTGATGGGGTGTGGCGGTGCAGCAGCTCCCGTCAAGCCCCCGCTTCCTCCGTCCAAAACCGATCTCACGCTGCTTGCCTCGACGGCGCTCTGCGAGCGCAAGACCGAATTCGTAAAGAAATATCCCTCAGCCGCCCACACCTCGAAGAACTGGGGAAGTGGACAGGAACTCACGATTCCATTGGAGCATAGTGCTTCGCAGGGAGAAGAATCGTATTTTTTTGACGAAGATGGTGTCCTGGTCGGAGCCCTGTTCACGTTTCCCAAAGGGCTGGACCTCAAACCCTATCCTGTGCTCCGGCACACGCTGTCACAGTTGAAACCGTCGGTGGAGTTTTACTTGAATGTGGCCCAACTAGAAGCCAGGACGAACATGGAGAGCAGTGCGCTTCTAGAAACCGGTGACGAGAAAAGTACGACGCAGTATCTCCTCATCGGTCAACCAGAACATCCCGTCCTACTCCAGGCCTCGTTCACCATTGACCCCTATGTCCGACTGTTCTCTCCGTATCGACGCGAGTTCCTTGATCGGCTTCGCATTCCGGCAAGGGGCATGGCCGGACAAACAATGGAGAGTCAGGGAAGCGAGGACAAAGAGCCGTTCTCGTCGCTGCAGCAATTCGCTCGTGGTCAAGCTGCCCAGCTTGCCTACTGCGGGGACAAGAACTATGAGATTGCGGCCGATGCGTACCAAAAGGCGATCGCGACCGGATTCACGAACAAGGTATGGCTTGCCGAAGCTCGGCACAAACTGGGAGTCGCGTGGCAAGCGAAGGGGCAATTCGAAAAAGCAAAAGCGGAGTTACTGCAGTCACTGGCTCTCAGGCCCAATATCCCGGAAGTTCTGAACAATCTCGGCACTGTCCAGGTAAAATTAGGGGACACAGCGGCCGGCTTGCGCTTATTTGAAAAGGCAGTAACTCTGCGTCCCAACTATGCCCTGGCCCGGTTTAATTTGGCCGAAGCGAGTGAAGCCACGAACCCTAAACGCGCTGTCTCTGAGTACGAGACGTACCTGGCCCTTGTGGAAGGGATGCCCGAAGAGGAAGCCCGCATGGCATATGTTAAGGAACGGGTGAAGGCCTTGAAGCAGTAG
- the hslV gene encoding ATP-dependent protease subunit HslV — protein MIIRSTTILCVRRDGRVAMGCDGQVTVGTTVMKHNAKKLRRLHHDQILAGFAGATADAFTLFEKFESKLEEYRGNLTRAAVELAKDWRTDRVLRRLEALLAVAGRDQSFIISGTGDVVEPEDGILAIGSGGPYALAAARGLLRHSQLEAPVIVTEAMNIAGSIDIYTNQQIIVEELRG, from the coding sequence ATGATCATTCGATCGACCACCATCCTCTGTGTCCGGCGCGATGGACGGGTCGCCATGGGCTGTGACGGCCAAGTGACCGTTGGAACCACGGTGATGAAGCACAACGCCAAGAAGCTCCGGCGCCTGCATCATGACCAGATCCTGGCAGGATTTGCCGGCGCCACGGCTGACGCATTCACGCTGTTCGAGAAATTCGAGAGTAAATTGGAAGAATATCGGGGCAATCTCACGAGGGCAGCGGTCGAGCTGGCGAAAGATTGGCGAACCGACCGTGTGCTTCGACGGTTGGAAGCGCTGCTGGCCGTCGCCGGCCGTGACCAGTCGTTCATTATTTCCGGAACCGGCGACGTGGTGGAGCCGGAAGACGGCATTTTGGCCATCGGTTCGGGTGGACCCTACGCCCTGGCGGCTGCCCGGGGGCTGCTCCGCCATTCCCAACTCGAGGCCCCGGTGATCGTCACCGAAGCCATGAACATCGCGGGTTCTATTGACATCTACACCAACCAACAGATTATTGTTGAAGAACTTCGAGGATAA
- the xerC gene encoding tyrosine recombinase XerC — MEDAIKAFLMHLQVERNASQETIRSYRSDLHQLGGFLRRKEKESPHLRVEEITSDDIRAYLHSLDHQGEKASSLARKLACLRSFFRFLVCEGRLRKNPTENLRSPKLPKPLPRVLTKDDAAALMEFPSGQSPLTLRDRALLETMYSTGARVSEVVGINLDDLNETDGSVCLRGKGRKERMVPMGDLAVQAIRAYRKSLKPPTRSGQLSAPMFLNHRGGRITTRSVARMVARYSSRLVGGAVSPHALRHSYATHLLDEGADLRSIQEMLGHASLSTTQKYTHLAMDQLLAVYDSAHPRARAAASPLSRKDRKSS; from the coding sequence ATGGAAGATGCGATCAAAGCTTTCCTAATGCACCTCCAAGTCGAACGCAACGCCTCACAGGAGACCATTCGCAGCTATCGTTCCGACCTTCATCAGCTCGGCGGATTTCTTCGGCGAAAGGAGAAGGAGTCCCCTCACCTTCGAGTTGAGGAAATCACCAGCGACGATATTCGGGCCTACTTGCACAGCTTGGATCACCAAGGCGAGAAGGCTTCATCATTAGCGAGAAAACTGGCGTGCCTGCGAAGTTTTTTTCGCTTTCTTGTTTGTGAGGGACGGCTCCGTAAGAACCCCACGGAAAACCTGAGGAGCCCCAAGCTTCCTAAGCCGCTCCCTCGTGTCTTGACAAAGGACGACGCGGCGGCACTCATGGAGTTTCCGTCGGGGCAGTCGCCCCTCACCTTACGCGACCGTGCCCTGCTGGAAACCATGTATTCGACGGGTGCTCGGGTAAGCGAGGTCGTGGGTATCAATCTCGATGATCTGAACGAGACGGACGGAAGCGTGTGTTTGAGAGGGAAGGGCCGCAAGGAGCGGATGGTTCCGATGGGAGATCTGGCGGTTCAAGCCATTCGAGCGTATCGGAAGTCCTTGAAACCGCCCACCCGCAGCGGTCAACTATCGGCCCCGATGTTCTTGAATCATCGTGGAGGCCGGATCACCACAAGGAGTGTCGCTCGAATGGTTGCTCGATACTCCAGCCGTCTCGTCGGTGGAGCGGTCAGTCCCCACGCCTTGCGGCACTCCTACGCGACTCATCTGCTCGACGAAGGCGCGGATCTCCGGTCGATACAGGAAATGCTCGGTCACGCGTCGCTGAGCACGACGCAAAAGTATACGCATTTGGCGATGGATCAGCTTCTCGCCGTGTACGATAGCGCCCACCCACGAGCACGGGCGGCAGCAAGCCCCTTGTCACGAAAGGACCGGAAATCGTCATGA
- the hslU gene encoding ATP-dependent protease ATPase subunit HslU: protein MKPLTNDAEPLNLNSLTPRQIVEELNRYVIGQKDAKRMVAIALRNRWRRQQVSPDLRDEVMPKNIIMIGPTGVGKTEIARRLAKLAEAPFIKVEASKFTEVGYVGRDVESIIRDLTELAINMVKTQRLASVQQKAEQQGEERLLELLLPPPPPRPGFVDSTSEPAAQAPHDSHEATRSKLRLQLREGKLDERTVEMEVKERGLPVGVISNVGGLDDLESNLRDMLGGMFQGKKKKRLMKVPEALKHLTQEEAQKLIDMDDATREAITKVEQTGIVFLDEIDKIAGRERNAGPDVSREGVQRDLLPIVEGCTVTTKHGPVVTDHILFIAAGAFHVAKPSDLIPELQGRFPIRVELSPLSKDDFVRILTEPKGALVRQYQALLATEGLAIEFTKDGLEEIADVAVQVNERTENIGARRLFTIMERLLEDISFEGPDWPDKRISITAANVRDRLKDIVKDQDLSRYIL from the coding sequence ATGAAGCCGCTCACGAACGATGCCGAACCATTGAATCTCAATAGTCTCACCCCGCGTCAGATCGTCGAGGAACTGAATCGCTACGTCATCGGGCAAAAGGACGCGAAGCGCATGGTCGCCATCGCCCTTCGCAACCGCTGGCGCCGCCAGCAGGTGTCTCCCGACCTCCGCGATGAGGTGATGCCGAAGAACATCATCATGATCGGGCCGACCGGCGTGGGCAAAACGGAGATTGCCCGACGGCTCGCCAAGCTGGCCGAAGCCCCCTTCATCAAGGTCGAAGCGTCGAAGTTCACCGAGGTCGGTTACGTCGGGCGTGATGTCGAGTCGATCATTCGAGACTTGACCGAACTGGCCATCAATATGGTCAAGACGCAACGGCTGGCGTCCGTTCAACAAAAGGCGGAACAACAGGGCGAGGAACGATTGCTCGAGCTTCTCCTACCGCCGCCGCCCCCTCGGCCTGGTTTCGTGGACAGCACGAGCGAGCCGGCCGCTCAAGCCCCTCACGATTCCCACGAAGCGACGAGATCGAAACTGCGCCTGCAGCTTCGAGAAGGGAAGCTGGATGAACGAACGGTGGAGATGGAGGTCAAGGAACGAGGCCTTCCCGTCGGCGTGATTTCCAACGTGGGTGGACTCGACGACCTCGAGAGCAATCTCCGAGACATGCTGGGCGGCATGTTCCAAGGCAAGAAAAAAAAGCGGCTCATGAAGGTCCCCGAAGCGCTTAAACATCTGACGCAAGAAGAAGCCCAGAAGTTGATCGATATGGATGACGCCACTCGGGAAGCCATCACCAAGGTGGAACAGACCGGGATTGTGTTCCTCGATGAGATCGACAAAATCGCCGGCCGCGAGCGCAACGCGGGACCGGATGTGTCCCGAGAAGGGGTGCAGCGCGACCTCCTCCCCATCGTGGAAGGCTGCACGGTCACCACCAAACACGGCCCGGTCGTGACAGATCACATTCTCTTCATCGCCGCCGGCGCCTTTCATGTGGCGAAGCCGTCTGATCTGATTCCGGAACTCCAAGGGCGATTTCCGATCCGCGTCGAACTCAGTCCCTTATCGAAAGACGATTTCGTCCGTATTCTCACGGAGCCGAAAGGGGCATTGGTTCGGCAATACCAGGCTCTGCTGGCCACGGAAGGCCTCGCCATCGAGTTCACGAAAGACGGCCTGGAGGAAATCGCCGACGTGGCGGTGCAGGTGAACGAACGGACCGAGAACATCGGTGCGCGCCGCCTCTTTACCATCATGGAGCGATTACTGGAGGATATTTCGTTCGAGGGACCCGACTGGCCCGACAAGCGGATCAGCATCACCGCGGCCAATGTGCGAGATCGATTGAAAGATATCGTGAAGGATCAGGATCTCAGCCGGTATATTTTATAA
- the trmFO gene encoding methylenetetrahydrofolate--tRNA-(uracil(54)-C(5))-methyltransferase (FADH(2)-oxidizing) TrmFO — MRDDVVIIGGGLAGSEAAWQAANRGAKVTLYEMRPKEMTKAHKTGNLAELVCSNSLGSLDPLNAPGILKEEMRRLNSLIISAAELARVPAGSALAVDRDQFSQHITRALEGHPNIRILHEEISEIPTDCLCIIATGPLTSDTLSQAIRAATQSQHLYFYDAISPIVDADSINMDVVFRASRYDKGGDDYLNCPMTAEQYNVFYDALKAAEKVQPKEFEKTPYFEACVPIEVLAERGRQTMQFGPMKPVGLKDPRTGVEPAAVVQLRTENIHRTCYNLVGFQTKLTYPEQKRVFRMIPGLEQAEFLRYGSLHRNTFINSPQLLLNTLQFKARSTLFFAGQLVGVEGYTESAAMGGLAGINAARALADEPLITPPPTSAHGCLVSHIASSDPRHFQPMNTNFGLFPPLSNTPKDKEKKRRALSQRALEDFDSWKMRSKLS; from the coding sequence ATGAGGGATGACGTCGTCATCATCGGTGGTGGTCTGGCTGGTTCTGAAGCCGCCTGGCAAGCAGCCAATCGTGGCGCGAAGGTCACGCTTTACGAAATGCGCCCGAAGGAGATGACGAAGGCGCACAAGACCGGAAACTTGGCCGAGCTCGTCTGCTCGAACTCACTCGGGTCTCTCGACCCGCTGAACGCGCCCGGCATTTTGAAGGAAGAGATGCGACGGCTCAATTCGCTCATCATCTCCGCTGCGGAGCTGGCCCGTGTGCCGGCTGGATCGGCACTGGCGGTCGATCGTGACCAGTTCTCCCAGCATATTACCCGCGCGCTAGAAGGCCATCCGAATATCAGAATTCTCCACGAAGAAATCAGCGAGATCCCGACGGATTGCCTTTGTATTATTGCAACAGGGCCGCTGACCTCCGATACGCTCTCGCAAGCCATCCGCGCCGCAACCCAATCCCAGCACCTCTATTTTTACGATGCCATCTCGCCGATCGTCGATGCGGACTCCATTAATATGGATGTCGTCTTCCGCGCCTCTCGCTACGACAAGGGCGGAGATGACTATTTGAATTGCCCCATGACGGCAGAACAGTACAATGTCTTTTATGATGCCCTGAAGGCTGCCGAAAAAGTCCAGCCGAAGGAATTTGAAAAGACGCCCTATTTCGAGGCCTGTGTGCCGATCGAAGTGCTGGCCGAACGTGGCCGACAGACGATGCAGTTCGGGCCTATGAAACCAGTGGGCTTGAAAGATCCTCGAACCGGGGTGGAACCGGCGGCCGTTGTGCAATTGCGGACGGAAAATATTCATCGCACCTGTTACAACCTGGTGGGCTTTCAGACCAAACTGACCTATCCGGAACAGAAGCGCGTGTTTCGCATGATCCCTGGCCTTGAGCAAGCGGAGTTCCTCCGGTATGGCAGCTTGCATCGCAACACCTTCATCAATTCCCCCCAGCTCCTGTTGAACACGTTGCAATTCAAGGCTCGCAGCACGCTCTTTTTTGCCGGACAGCTCGTCGGCGTCGAAGGCTACACCGAATCAGCCGCCATGGGAGGCCTGGCCGGCATCAATGCCGCGCGGGCCTTGGCCGATGAACCGCTGATCACGCCTCCCCCCACAAGCGCGCATGGCTGTCTGGTTTCCCATATCGCCTCATCGGACCCGCGCCATTTCCAACCGATGAACACCAACTTCGGCCTGTTCCCTCCCTTGTCGAACACGCCCAAAGACAAAGAGAAGAAGCGTCGCGCCTTGAGCCAGCGAGCCCTTGAGGATTTTGATTCATGGAAGATGCGATCAAAGCTTTCCTAA